One stretch of Glycine soja cultivar W05 chromosome 7, ASM419377v2, whole genome shotgun sequence DNA includes these proteins:
- the LOC114420561 gene encoding ran-binding protein 1 homolog c-like encodes MSSADLKHKEEEEELVVGDDKDTRAYVAPIVKLQKVAITTGEEDEDPILDLKSKLYRFDKDENQWKERGADTMKFLKHKASGKVRLLMRQSKMLKIYANQLIFESVQFSSIGFIHDCPSFLKPLGEEEEGQS; translated from the exons ATGTCGAGCGCCGATCTCaagcacaaagaagaagaggaggaactTGTCGTTGGCGACGACAAGGACACCAGAGCTTACGTTGCTCCAATCGTCAAGCTCCAGAAGGTTGCTATCACCACCGGTGAGGAGGACGAAGATCCAATCTTGGATCT CAAATCAAAGCTTTACCGATTCGACAAGGACGAGAACCAGTGGAAGGAGCGAGGTGCCGACACCATGAAGTTCCTGAAGCATAAGGCTTCCGGCAAGGTTAGGCTTCTCATGAGACAGTCCAAGATGCTCAAGATCTATGCCAATCAGCTTA TTTTTGAGTCTGTACAATTTTCATCGATTGGTTTCATTCATGATTGCCCTAGCTTCCTTAAACCTctgggagaggaagaagaaggacaaTCTTAG